In Blastopirellula sediminis, the following proteins share a genomic window:
- a CDS encoding glycerate kinase type-2 family protein, protein MKRTAAQLQEDLLAIWRAGVDAVDSERLLRENVELVGNFLRLADIELDLAEIDRIYVVGAGKAGAGMAAGLEAALGADLMQAKQVRGLLSVPEDCVRRLSRIELRGGRPAGVNAPTEAGVQIASEILDGVGRLNERDLCIALISGGGSALLPAPIAGVTLADKQAITKYLSGAGADIVHLNTVRKQLSRIKGNGLAVACRAGYLVSMIISDVLGDPLDVIASGPTVPDSSSAADALQILRDFGAAGLPQFAAIVSVLQQKQKSAPQPTCDVYNFVIGNNAVAVDAAGIEAERRGYSHAMTSARQSEGQAEAVGRHLAEMTLRMRDSKGPDCLITGGEPVVQLADEAERGMGGRNQQLTLAAYKRLCELSPTDPMQGMAILSGGTDGEDGPTDAAGAWIDAAGSTQAQELQLSAEDYLRRNDAYHFFQPLDRLLKTGPTHTNVCDLRVAVVDRIETASRK, encoded by the coding sequence ATGAAGCGCACCGCAGCGCAACTGCAAGAAGATCTGCTCGCCATTTGGCGAGCCGGCGTCGACGCCGTCGATAGCGAACGTCTCTTGCGCGAGAACGTCGAACTGGTCGGCAACTTTCTCCGCCTGGCCGATATCGAACTCGATCTTGCCGAAATCGATCGAATCTACGTCGTCGGCGCCGGGAAAGCCGGAGCCGGCATGGCGGCCGGTCTCGAAGCGGCGCTTGGCGCCGACCTGATGCAGGCCAAGCAAGTGCGCGGTTTGCTCAGCGTTCCGGAAGATTGCGTTCGCCGCTTATCTCGCATCGAGCTCCGCGGCGGTCGTCCGGCCGGAGTCAACGCGCCGACTGAAGCCGGCGTCCAAATCGCCAGTGAGATCCTCGACGGCGTCGGTCGACTGAACGAACGAGACCTTTGCATCGCCCTGATCTCCGGCGGCGGTTCGGCGCTGTTGCCGGCCCCGATCGCCGGCGTCACGCTGGCCGACAAACAAGCGATCACCAAATACCTGAGCGGCGCCGGCGCCGACATCGTCCATCTGAATACAGTCCGCAAACAACTGAGCCGCATCAAAGGGAACGGTCTGGCGGTTGCGTGTCGCGCGGGCTATCTCGTCTCGATGATCATCTCGGACGTGCTTGGCGATCCGCTCGACGTGATCGCCTCCGGGCCGACCGTTCCCGATTCGTCCAGTGCCGCCGATGCGCTGCAAATCTTGCGAGACTTTGGCGCCGCTGGCTTGCCGCAGTTCGCCGCGATCGTTTCCGTGCTGCAGCAGAAACAGAAGTCGGCGCCGCAGCCGACTTGTGACGTTTACAACTTCGTCATCGGCAACAACGCGGTCGCGGTCGACGCGGCAGGGATCGAAGCGGAACGCCGCGGCTATTCGCACGCGATGACCTCGGCCCGGCAAAGCGAAGGTCAGGCCGAAGCGGTCGGGCGCCATCTAGCCGAGATGACGCTCCGGATGCGCGACTCGAAAGGGCCCGACTGTCTAATCACCGGCGGCGAACCGGTCGTACAGCTCGCCGACGAAGCGGAGCGGGGGATGGGGGGTCGGAATCAACAGCTGACGCTCGCCGCTTACAAGCGACTTTGCGAACTCTCTCCAACCGATCCGATGCAAGGAATGGCGATCCTGAGCGGCGGAACCGACGGCGAAGATGGCCCGACCGATGCGGCCGGAGCCTGGATCGACGCCGCGGGCTCAACGCAGGCGCAAGAATTACAGCTTTCCGCCGAAGACTACTTGCGGCGTAACGACGCGTATCACTTTTTTCAGCCGCTCGATCGACTTCTGAAGACCGGTCCGACGCATACCAACGTCTGCGACCTGCGCGTCGCAGTGGTCGACCGGATCGAAACCGCTTCTCGCAAGTGA
- a CDS encoding sugar phosphate isomerase/epimerase family protein → MSDSSHTMPKLHNAMWPGLVGKEEGTDHPPISLDHMLELTAAAEVNGQKFEGIDCFLFHPHTDPDASEDELKALADKVASYGLKIGSLVAPVWPGTVGASAMGSAEDTEKFKLAIEKACRIAKIFNDHGVREYGVIRIDSATGTESWFDDPVGGTAKIAATFQEAGKIAAGYGERLAAEGEICWAGMHSWRDVLNLLEAVDMPQTVGFQADLAHTYLYLMGYNAPEHALLKDGYSDEEFWAAYKTMTDALRPWTIDFHVAQNDGTVHGTGAHDKTGRHCPADDPNGKLDITKCSGYWLEGAKDRGIKHICWDGCMFPNEMLEQSTTWNTILDAMVKVRGAHGWA, encoded by the coding sequence ATGAGCGACTCCTCTCACACGATGCCCAAGCTGCACAACGCGATGTGGCCCGGCCTGGTTGGCAAAGAAGAGGGCACCGATCACCCGCCGATCAGCCTGGATCACATGCTCGAACTGACCGCCGCCGCCGAAGTGAACGGCCAGAAGTTCGAGGGGATCGACTGCTTCCTCTTTCACCCCCACACCGATCCCGATGCGTCGGAAGACGAACTGAAGGCGCTGGCCGACAAGGTCGCTTCGTACGGTTTGAAGATCGGTTCGCTCGTCGCTCCCGTTTGGCCCGGCACCGTCGGCGCTTCGGCGATGGGCAGCGCGGAAGATACCGAGAAGTTCAAGCTGGCGATTGAAAAAGCGTGCCGCATCGCCAAGATCTTCAACGATCACGGCGTCCGCGAATATGGCGTGATTCGGATCGACTCGGCCACCGGGACCGAAAGCTGGTTTGACGATCCGGTCGGCGGGACCGCCAAGATCGCCGCCACCTTCCAAGAAGCCGGCAAGATCGCCGCCGGTTATGGCGAACGCTTGGCCGCCGAAGGAGAAATCTGCTGGGCCGGCATGCACTCGTGGCGTGACGTGTTGAACCTGCTCGAAGCGGTCGACATGCCGCAGACCGTCGGGTTCCAAGCCGACCTCGCCCACACCTATCTCTACCTGATGGGCTACAACGCACCGGAACACGCCCTCTTGAAAGATGGCTACAGCGACGAAGAGTTCTGGGCCGCTTACAAGACGATGACCGACGCGCTGCGCCCCTGGACGATCGACTTCCACGTCGCCCAGAACGACGGCACCGTCCACGGCACCGGCGCCCACGACAAGACCGGCCGTCACTGCCCGGCCGACGATCCGAACGGCAAGCTCGACATCACCAAGTGCTCCGGCTACTGGCTCGAAGGCGCCAAAGACCGCGGCATCAAACACATCTGCTGGGACGGCTGCATGTTCCCCAACGAAATGCTGGAACAAAGCACGACCTGGAATACGATCCTGGATGCGATGGTCAAAGTCCGCGGCGCGCACGGCTGGGCGTAA
- a CDS encoding AAA family ATPase has product MRKARIRRLGALLRAKQKKNSKQADNTTAHEELVEAQWLACMMMYPERLSEDALPLQVFRVPCHRDIYSALLGLHLTGDEDRDDQQLLADLLTYGYDKLTASALIQAVMHSGGDMNNIADYAAALRKRLTPAPEQVELPPDGEIVRLELGGGSSFRTLTTEELFAEQQPREWLLANFLARHEAAVLVGPSKTLKSSLAVDLCAALASGGKFLGHFAAEKPLRVGFACSSHQQQTLTDLAARWGEARQAAPSRNNLMWLLTTDDPAEPECLGKLRDWITKHELEVVVIDAIRLSSTGKRKQAEALQTLAQCCLDNGATPILCVQTRKEMKPGKLDAAILAGSLDFAQQWLLVNRRQSYAPGSGEHRLWLTLGGYAGQGGEWGVDVDEGRLTDVGQAVPAEMETLASRAAGTACPTTTTGRRWQTIVHEADALQDEAERWKDAALDQRMRSRIRLAMTDLGEAHATKLRVRENCGMNGTKFARAWDRMVAAGEIQKIINEKQFYYPRYRLTAPLIEEKKDAVESRPTNEKNRVSGPVDPQSSTDALQNAPTGQPNLAQGKSPLATQPWVGTCTNDISPIGAI; this is encoded by the coding sequence ATGCGAAAGGCCCGAATCCGGCGCCTCGGCGCCCTGCTGCGCGCGAAGCAAAAGAAGAACAGCAAACAGGCCGACAACACAACGGCCCACGAAGAGCTCGTCGAAGCCCAATGGCTCGCCTGCATGATGATGTACCCGGAACGACTCAGCGAAGATGCGCTCCCGCTGCAAGTCTTTCGCGTCCCGTGTCATCGGGACATCTACTCGGCCCTCCTCGGGCTGCACCTCACTGGCGACGAAGATCGAGACGACCAGCAGTTGCTCGCCGACCTCCTCACCTACGGCTACGACAAGCTGACCGCGTCGGCATTGATTCAAGCGGTGATGCATTCCGGCGGCGACATGAACAACATTGCCGACTACGCGGCGGCCTTACGAAAACGACTGACGCCGGCGCCGGAGCAAGTTGAATTGCCGCCGGACGGCGAAATCGTCCGACTCGAACTGGGCGGCGGCAGTTCGTTTCGCACGCTGACGACGGAGGAACTATTCGCCGAACAACAGCCGCGCGAGTGGCTACTTGCCAACTTCCTCGCGCGCCACGAAGCGGCAGTGCTCGTCGGTCCGAGCAAAACCTTGAAGAGTTCGCTCGCCGTCGATCTATGTGCAGCGCTCGCGAGCGGTGGAAAGTTTCTTGGCCACTTCGCCGCCGAAAAGCCGCTACGAGTCGGCTTCGCGTGCAGTAGCCATCAACAGCAGACGTTGACTGATCTCGCAGCGCGTTGGGGCGAAGCTCGGCAAGCGGCGCCAAGTCGAAACAATCTGATGTGGTTACTGACCACCGACGATCCAGCCGAACCGGAGTGCCTGGGGAAACTCCGCGACTGGATCACGAAGCACGAGTTGGAAGTGGTGGTGATCGATGCGATTCGGTTAAGTTCGACCGGCAAACGAAAGCAAGCCGAAGCGCTGCAGACGCTCGCGCAGTGTTGTCTCGACAACGGCGCGACGCCGATTCTCTGCGTCCAAACGCGAAAAGAAATGAAACCGGGCAAACTCGACGCTGCGATCCTCGCCGGCAGTCTCGACTTCGCCCAGCAGTGGCTGTTGGTGAATCGCCGCCAGAGTTATGCGCCAGGCAGCGGTGAGCATCGCCTCTGGCTAACGCTCGGCGGCTACGCCGGGCAAGGGGGCGAATGGGGCGTCGATGTCGACGAAGGGAGATTGACCGACGTAGGGCAGGCCGTGCCTGCCGAAATGGAAACACTCGCAAGCAGAGCGGCAGGCACGGCCTGCCCTACGACTACGACCGGGCGACGTTGGCAAACGATCGTGCACGAAGCGGATGCGCTGCAAGACGAAGCCGAACGCTGGAAAGACGCCGCGCTCGATCAACGGATGCGGTCGCGAATTCGCCTGGCGATGACCGACCTCGGCGAGGCGCACGCGACGAAGTTGCGAGTCCGCGAAAACTGCGGCATGAACGGCACGAAGTTCGCCCGGGCGTGGGATCGGATGGTCGCGGCGGGGGAGATCCAAAAGATCATCAACGAGAAACAGTTCTACTATCCGCGGTATCGATTGACCGCGCCGCTAATTGAAGAAAAAAAGGACGCGGTCGAGTCCCGTCCGACGAACGAAAAAAATCGCGTCAGCGGTCCAGTCGATCCGCAATCCTCAACCGACGCTCTTCAAAATGCCCCAACGGGGCAACCTAATCTAGCCCAGGGGAAGTCGCCTTTGGCGACGCAGCCCTGGGTCGGTACGTGCACGAATGACATAAGCCCCATCGGGGCGATCTAA
- a CDS encoding dicarboxylate/amino acid:cation symporter, protein MTAEEPQPSHSSSGGSFTGLILILVGIFAGALLGLFYGETMWRAAHGPTKAVETLQKTLAQKQQFSQREADAAAATDDPQAKAKHQKEADRLAAQAVKVGDRLKEMETIAADTEKQRAAGQLYFAETVWMLVEFCGDVFLQILKLLVIPLVITSMITGITSLGDIRKVGRVGVYAITYYFITTSIAVLIGLILVLVIQPGTKSDDTFAYQSESVSAKEKGTPIEKLLEVVRGKPGDPGSGMFPANIFQAATSTNVLALIVFAIVFGSALTTIGEEGEIVIRFFRAANEAVMKMVHMVMAIAPVGIFGLVAGNIAKHGGAAGFGDQMQRIGWYVAAVSIGLLLHALVLMLIVWYYGKKNPIKYTMGMARALLTAVSTASSSATLPITIECVEENNDVSPKAAGFVLPLGATINMDGTALYEAVAVIFIAQSLGIPLGIGELLVIFLTASLAAVGAAGVPEAGLFTMVIVLQAVGLPTEGVGIILAIDWFLDRLRTTVNVFGDSIGAAVVDNLVVSRT, encoded by the coding sequence ATGACCGCAGAAGAACCGCAGCCGTCCCACTCTTCCTCAGGCGGAAGCTTCACCGGCCTCATTTTGATCCTGGTCGGCATCTTTGCCGGCGCTTTGCTGGGGCTCTTCTACGGCGAAACGATGTGGCGGGCCGCGCACGGTCCGACCAAAGCGGTTGAAACTCTGCAAAAAACCTTGGCGCAAAAGCAGCAGTTCTCGCAGCGCGAAGCGGATGCGGCCGCCGCCACCGACGATCCGCAGGCCAAGGCGAAGCATCAAAAGGAAGCGGATCGCCTGGCCGCCCAGGCGGTTAAAGTCGGCGATCGCCTCAAAGAGATGGAAACGATCGCCGCCGATACCGAAAAGCAGCGCGCGGCCGGTCAGCTCTACTTCGCCGAAACGGTCTGGATGCTGGTTGAATTCTGCGGCGACGTCTTCTTGCAGATCTTGAAACTGCTGGTCATTCCGCTGGTCATCACCAGCATGATCACCGGGATTACCTCGCTGGGGGACATTCGCAAAGTCGGACGCGTCGGCGTTTATGCGATCACCTATTACTTCATCACCACTTCGATCGCCGTGCTGATCGGCTTGATCCTGGTGTTGGTGATTCAGCCGGGGACCAAGTCGGACGATACGTTCGCCTACCAAAGCGAGTCGGTCTCGGCGAAGGAAAAAGGAACGCCGATCGAAAAGCTGCTGGAAGTGGTCCGCGGCAAGCCGGGCGATCCTGGCAGCGGCATGTTTCCGGCCAACATCTTCCAGGCCGCCACCTCGACCAACGTCCTCGCGCTGATCGTCTTCGCCATCGTCTTCGGTTCGGCGCTGACCACCATCGGCGAAGAAGGAGAAATCGTCATTCGCTTCTTCCGCGCCGCAAACGAAGCGGTAATGAAGATGGTGCACATGGTGATGGCGATTGCGCCGGTCGGCATCTTTGGCCTTGTGGCCGGCAATATCGCCAAGCATGGAGGCGCCGCCGGGTTCGGCGATCAGATGCAGCGTATCGGTTGGTACGTGGCGGCGGTCTCGATCGGTTTGCTGTTGCATGCGCTGGTCCTGATGTTGATCGTCTGGTACTACGGCAAGAAGAACCCGATTAAGTACACGATGGGGATGGCGCGCGCACTGCTTACGGCGGTCAGCACCGCGAGCAGTTCGGCGACGCTGCCGATCACCATCGAATGCGTCGAAGAAAACAATGACGTGTCGCCGAAAGCGGCCGGCTTCGTGTTGCCGCTGGGGGCGACGATCAACATGGACGGCACTGCGCTTTACGAAGCGGTCGCCGTGATCTTCATCGCGCAAAGCCTCGGAATTCCGCTAGGAATTGGGGAGTTGCTCGTTATCTTTCTGACCGCATCGCTCGCTGCAGTAGGGGCCGCCGGCGTCCCGGAAGCGGGGCTCTTTACCATGGTCATCGTGCTGCAAGCGGTCGGACTCCCAACCGAAGGGGTGGGAATCATTCTGGCGATCGACTGGTTCCTTGATCGCTTGCGCACCACCGTCAACGTTTTTGGCGATTCGATCGGCGCAGCGGTAGTTGATAACCTCGTCGTCTCGCGCACATAA
- a CDS encoding aldose 1-epimerase family protein, translating to MVWTLLDAENNLALDTLDGEVATLAREPFGDVSIRKWTLLGGMSQGVDVVEVTSGGFRMRILPTRGMGVWDAHYDGQRIGWSSPTPGPVHPAFVPISEPSGIGWLEGFDELLVRCGLESNGAPEFDPQTHRLLYPLHGRIANKPAQKVTAEITEDGEVIVRGEVYETRLFFCNLKLTVEYRIARGERGFRLKDTITNLSAKPAEAQMLYHINLGDPVLSEGATVVVPAKKVVPRNDHSAGEIGNWDRYRGPQVGFEEMVYFCENAHGEDGWTPTMLKNGAGDRGISVAYDARQLPCFTIWKNTAAEADGYVTGLEPATNFPNPRSFEGKQNRVVKLPPGGEVNFEIQLAYHANAEAVAEMEQSIRSLAKEPAHLLDAPHPLWCS from the coding sequence ATGGTTTGGACGTTACTCGACGCCGAAAACAACCTTGCTTTGGATACGCTCGACGGCGAAGTCGCCACGCTCGCTCGTGAGCCGTTTGGCGACGTTTCGATTCGGAAGTGGACGTTGCTTGGCGGCATGTCCCAAGGGGTCGACGTCGTTGAAGTGACGAGCGGCGGATTCCGGATGCGCATCTTGCCGACGCGCGGCATGGGCGTCTGGGATGCGCATTACGATGGCCAGCGGATCGGTTGGAGCTCGCCGACGCCGGGACCAGTTCATCCGGCGTTTGTGCCGATCTCGGAACCAAGCGGCATCGGTTGGCTGGAAGGGTTTGATGAACTGCTGGTCCGCTGCGGTTTGGAAAGCAACGGCGCGCCGGAGTTTGATCCGCAGACGCATCGCCTTCTTTATCCGCTGCATGGCCGCATCGCCAACAAGCCGGCGCAGAAGGTAACCGCCGAGATCACCGAAGATGGGGAAGTGATCGTTCGCGGCGAAGTCTACGAGACCCGCTTGTTCTTCTGCAACTTGAAGCTGACGGTCGAGTACCGCATTGCCCGCGGCGAACGAGGGTTCCGCCTTAAGGATACGATCACCAATCTTTCGGCCAAGCCGGCCGAAGCGCAGATGCTGTATCACATCAACCTGGGCGACCCGGTTTTGTCCGAGGGAGCGACGGTGGTTGTACCGGCCAAGAAGGTTGTCCCGCGGAACGATCACTCGGCGGGCGAGATCGGCAACTGGGATCGCTACCGCGGGCCGCAGGTCGGCTTCGAGGAAATGGTCTACTTCTGCGAAAACGCGCACGGGGAAGATGGCTGGACGCCGACGATGCTGAAGAACGGCGCCGGCGATCGCGGGATCTCGGTCGCCTACGACGCGCGGCAGCTTCCTTGCTTTACCATCTGGAAAAACACGGCGGCGGAAGCGGACGGCTATGTCACGGGACTCGAGCCGGCGACCAATTTCCCGAATCCGCGGTCGTTTGAAGGGAAGCAGAATCGCGTGGTGAAGCTGCCCCCCGGCGGCGAAGTGAATTTCGAGATTCAACTCGCCTACCATGCGAATGCTGAAGCGGTCGCCGAGATGGAGCAATCGATTCGGTCGCTGGCGAAGGAGCCGGCGCATCTGTTGGATGCGCCGCATCCGTTGTGGTGCTCGTAG
- a CDS encoding Gfo/Idh/MocA family protein — MSKKPLNIGLVGYGFMGRTHTNGYKRVADFFPELGITPVLKAVCGRSEEKTKAFAEQWGYESYETDWEKLIARDDIDAIDICTPNDTHAPISIAAAKAGKMILCEKPISRTTAEGEEMVAAVEQAGVPNTVWYNYRRLPAVTLAKQIIDSGKLGKIYHYRANFLQDWTISADLPQGGAALWRLDAAAAGSGVTGDLLAHCIDTAIWLNGGITDVSAMTETFIKERMHQLTGKVEKVGIDDACAFMCHFANGSLGLFESTRYARGHKALYTFEINGADASLRWDLHDLNRLEMYDHSDEGPQRGWKSIHVTDGEHPYMSHWWVPGLIIGYEHSFVHQVADFLKALEEGKPCEPTFKSALETAKVCDAVLESGKTRQWKNV, encoded by the coding sequence ATGTCGAAGAAGCCCCTCAACATCGGTCTCGTTGGTTACGGGTTCATGGGTCGAACTCACACCAATGGCTATAAGCGCGTCGCCGATTTTTTCCCCGAGCTTGGCATCACCCCAGTCCTGAAAGCGGTCTGTGGACGTAGCGAAGAAAAGACCAAAGCGTTTGCGGAGCAGTGGGGATACGAGTCTTACGAAACCGATTGGGAAAAGCTGATTGCTCGCGACGATATCGATGCGATCGATATCTGCACGCCGAACGATACGCACGCTCCGATCTCGATCGCCGCCGCCAAGGCGGGCAAGATGATCCTTTGCGAAAAGCCGATCTCGCGCACCACGGCGGAAGGGGAAGAGATGGTCGCCGCCGTTGAACAGGCCGGCGTCCCCAACACCGTTTGGTACAACTATCGTCGTCTGCCGGCGGTCACCTTGGCCAAGCAGATCATCGACAGCGGTAAGCTCGGCAAGATCTATCACTATCGCGCCAACTTCCTGCAAGACTGGACGATCAGCGCCGATCTGCCGCAGGGCGGCGCCGCTTTGTGGCGTTTGGATGCGGCCGCGGCCGGCTCCGGCGTGACCGGCGACTTGCTCGCCCACTGCATCGACACCGCGATCTGGCTCAACGGCGGCATCACCGACGTCAGCGCGATGACCGAGACCTTCATCAAAGAGCGGATGCACCAGCTCACCGGTAAGGTCGAAAAGGTCGGCATCGACGACGCGTGTGCGTTCATGTGCCACTTCGCCAACGGTTCGCTCGGCTTGTTCGAGTCGACTCGTTACGCTCGCGGTCACAAGGCGCTCTACACGTTTGAAATCAACGGCGCCGACGCTTCGCTCCGCTGGGACCTGCACGACCTGAACCGCTTGGAGATGTACGATCACTCCGACGAAGGTCCGCAGCGCGGCTGGAAGTCGATTCACGTCACCGACGGCGAACATCCCTACATGAGCCACTGGTGGGTGCCGGGCCTGATCATCGGTTACGAACATAGCTTCGTCCACCAGGTCGCCGACTTCCTGAAGGCGCTCGAAGAAGGCAAACCGTGCGAACCGACCTTCAAGTCGGCGCTCGAAACCGCCAAGGTCTGCGACGCCGTCCTCGAAAGCGGCAAGACCCGCCAGTGGAAGAACGTCTAG
- a CDS encoding protein kinase domain-containing protein gives MADLSAEEFAQRVLDYGLIEPAQLEAIWGQLGTREVSLGEFQNVLLRREILTNYQVERLLKGLKNGYFYGNYKVLYMIGTGTFARVYRTVHKDTGKVVAAKVLRRRFCEDPKRSGQFMQEGELGKALRHPNICPIYEVHSESNLYQQGTNYFLIIEFIEGQNLRDLLRIRGKFSPADATKLMIDICSGLAYAAERGLTHRDLKLSNVLISSRGRAKLVDFGLAAFAEQVQDDGAAANPRTVDYAGLEMATNAPRDDHRSDIYFAGAIYYQMLTGVAPLYETRDRQKRLAPIRYTGYEPIARVAPDLPRSVAAVAMKAMELNPDKRYQSAAAMLNDLKLAARRLELGDDGAAGEIRAKLEAEGGGGPVAKFMEGMNKTIMVVEQNLEMQDVLRDRLKAYGYRVLVISNPERAMARFAEEGTRAADLCLFSTVDLGSVALEAFNKFATDPHTVNIPAILLLKERQAAWKNDAKLGEHRAVMLMPIKVRQLRTLVRELLKEPAEEEVETS, from the coding sequence ATGGCTGACCTGTCTGCGGAAGAATTTGCGCAGCGTGTCCTCGATTACGGTCTGATCGAACCTGCTCAATTGGAGGCGATCTGGGGCCAACTAGGTACACGCGAAGTCTCCTTGGGAGAATTTCAGAACGTCTTGCTGCGCCGAGAGATCCTGACCAACTACCAGGTCGAGCGTCTCTTGAAAGGGCTGAAGAACGGCTATTTCTACGGCAACTACAAGGTGCTCTACATGATCGGAACCGGGACCTTCGCCCGGGTCTACCGAACTGTACACAAGGACACCGGCAAGGTGGTCGCCGCCAAAGTGTTACGTCGACGCTTTTGCGAAGATCCCAAACGTTCGGGTCAGTTCATGCAGGAAGGGGAACTTGGCAAAGCGCTGCGGCACCCCAACATCTGCCCGATCTACGAAGTCCACTCCGAAAGCAATTTGTATCAACAAGGTACGAACTACTTTCTGATCATTGAATTCATCGAAGGTCAAAACCTCCGCGACCTGCTCCGCATCCGGGGCAAGTTCAGTCCGGCCGACGCGACCAAGTTGATGATCGACATCTGCAGCGGTCTGGCCTACGCCGCAGAGCGCGGCTTGACCCATCGCGACTTGAAGCTGTCGAACGTGCTCATCTCGAGCCGCGGTCGCGCGAAGCTCGTCGACTTTGGTCTCGCCGCTTTCGCCGAACAAGTTCAAGACGACGGCGCCGCCGCCAACCCGCGAACCGTCGACTACGCCGGTCTCGAAATGGCGACCAACGCCCCGCGCGACGACCATCGCAGCGATATCTACTTCGCCGGCGCGATCTACTACCAAATGCTCACCGGCGTCGCCCCGCTGTACGAAACGCGCGATCGCCAGAAACGTCTCGCTCCGATTCGCTATACCGGGTACGAGCCGATCGCCCGCGTCGCGCCTGACTTGCCGCGCTCGGTTGCGGCCGTCGCGATGAAAGCGATGGAACTGAACCCCGACAAGCGTTACCAGTCGGCCGCTGCGATGCTGAACGACTTGAAACTGGCCGCGCGTCGCTTGGAACTGGGCGATGACGGCGCTGCCGGCGAAATCCGCGCCAAGCTCGAAGCGGAAGGTGGCGGCGGTCCGGTCGCCAAGTTCATGGAAGGGATGAACAAGACCATCATGGTCGTCGAGCAAAACCTGGAAATGCAGGACGTGCTCCGCGATCGCTTGAAGGCGTATGGCTACCGCGTGTTGGTGATCAGCAATCCGGAACGAGCGATGGCTCGCTTCGCGGAAGAAGGGACCCGCGCCGCCGACTTGTGCTTGTTCAGCACCGTCGATCTCGGTTCGGTCGCTCTGGAAGCGTTCAACAAGTTCGCCACCGACCCGCACACCGTCAACATTCCGGCGATCCTGCTCCTCAAAGAGCGCCAAGCCGCTTGGAAGAACGACGCCAAGCTGGGCGAACATCGCGCCGTGATGCTGATGCCGATCAAGGTGCGGCAACTGCGGACGCTGGTTCGCGAACTGCTGAAAGAGCCGGCCGAAGAGGAAGTCGAAACTTCCTAA
- a CDS encoding transcriptional regulator produces the protein MSQAPKTQRQDEAAQDELPKDLVELAIAIAQMPGDVRMKLEPIMNKVIDNSRRRRRIYTLVQEALSQLRLDMKYLMFDLEATRRERDHYKSGSNED, from the coding sequence ATGAGCCAAGCGCCCAAAACCCAGCGTCAAGACGAAGCCGCCCAAGACGAATTGCCGAAAGACCTGGTCGAACTGGCGATCGCGATTGCTCAGATGCCCGGCGACGTCCGGATGAAGTTGGAACCGATCATGAACAAGGTGATCGACAATAGCCGTCGCCGCCGCCGGATTTACACCCTGGTTCAGGAAGCTTTGAGCCAGTTGCGGCTCGACATGAAGTACCTGATGTTCGACCTCGAAGCGACCCGCCGTGAACGAGATCATTACAAATCGGGATCGAACGAAGATTAA
- a CDS encoding four helix bundle protein, with product MTKHESPTEDDSSSKRVFDLEERTARFGEAVIKYARSIPENSVTRPLIQQAVRSATSIGANYCEADDSGSKKEFKYRISICKRESRETKHWLRMLATAIPERKDECRELWQEAKELNLVFGKIFRNC from the coding sequence ATGACGAAGCACGAAAGCCCGACTGAAGACGATTCCTCCTCCAAGCGAGTATTCGACTTGGAGGAGAGGACGGCACGCTTCGGCGAAGCGGTAATCAAATACGCTCGGTCTATCCCAGAGAACTCCGTCACTCGTCCTCTCATTCAACAGGCGGTTCGATCGGCCACCAGCATTGGCGCCAATTATTGCGAAGCGGATGACTCCGGTTCGAAGAAAGAGTTCAAATACCGTATCAGCATTTGCAAACGAGAGTCGCGTGAAACGAAGCATTGGCTGCGAATGCTTGCAACGGCGATTCCCGAACGAAAAGACGAATGTCGTGAGTTGTGGCAAGAAGCGAAGGAACTAAACCTGGTGTTCGGAAAGATATTTCGCAATTGCTAG